One genomic window of Malaciobacter molluscorum LMG 25693 includes the following:
- a CDS encoding L-aspartate oxidase, with protein MIYDVIIVGSGISGLMAAIEAKTSTNKVAIITKTNIFKSNSSMACGGINAVLNENDSEKIQSHIDDTYISSKYLANLENITYMCKRANKIISKLESYGVDFDKDKNGNILQRPFGGGKQNRTCYVKDKTGSAITQALIKKAKQIGITFLVNTFVLNLATHKNRISGVIALRKIDSNVLVYPAKAVVLAGGGYAGIFRGNSTNAQDYTGDLIAVCLRAKLALKDMEFIQFHPTGIAKTNYLVTEAARAEGGYLINEDNERFVNELETRDKLAKAIVEQQQKNKKVYIDLRHLGIEKIQKKLPSLYNAAFNQVGVDISKELLQIKPVAHYSMGGVEVTNMVESKIKGLFICGEMANTRIHGANRLGGNSLLESTVFGELAGQKALTYSLDNNFEVINYNSVIQDIQMIDYIFSSDSSKNFNAIRISLGNCMYENVGIIRDEVSLIKAFDYIKYLRTQSYSLHCINKERTNNVELSSILELRNALEISEAIILSANLRKESRGAHFRKDFPILDEKYNKHILIREFQKGFFKLEFEQDSFLLKIRNLIINKK; from the coding sequence ATGATTTATGATGTAATAATAGTAGGTAGTGGGATTTCAGGCCTTATGGCTGCAATAGAAGCAAAAACTTCTACAAATAAAGTTGCAATTATCACAAAAACAAATATTTTTAAATCAAATTCTTCTATGGCATGTGGTGGAATAAATGCAGTTTTAAATGAGAATGATTCTGAAAAAATTCAGTCCCATATTGATGATACTTATATCTCATCTAAATATTTAGCAAACTTAGAAAATATAACATATATGTGTAAACGTGCAAATAAAATAATTTCAAAGTTAGAATCTTATGGTGTTGATTTTGATAAAGATAAAAATGGGAATATTTTACAAAGACCATTTGGTGGAGGTAAACAAAATAGAACTTGTTATGTTAAAGATAAAACAGGAAGTGCAATAACACAAGCTTTAATAAAAAAGGCGAAACAAATAGGTATAACTTTTTTAGTAAATACTTTTGTTTTAAATCTAGCAACACACAAAAATAGAATTAGTGGAGTAATTGCTTTACGAAAAATTGATTCAAATGTTTTAGTCTATCCGGCAAAAGCAGTTGTTCTTGCAGGTGGTGGATATGCAGGGATTTTTAGAGGAAACTCTACAAATGCACAAGATTATACGGGCGATTTAATAGCTGTTTGTTTGCGTGCAAAATTAGCTTTAAAAGATATGGAATTTATTCAATTTCATCCAACAGGAATAGCTAAAACAAACTATTTGGTAACAGAAGCTGCAAGAGCTGAGGGTGGATATTTAATAAATGAGGATAATGAACGTTTTGTAAATGAACTTGAAACAAGAGATAAACTTGCAAAAGCAATAGTTGAACAACAACAAAAAAATAAAAAAGTTTATATTGACTTAAGACATTTAGGTATAGAAAAAATACAAAAGAAATTACCTAGTTTATATAATGCAGCATTTAATCAAGTTGGAGTAGATATTAGTAAAGAACTTTTACAAATAAAACCAGTTGCCCATTATAGTATGGGTGGTGTTGAAGTTACAAATATGGTAGAAAGTAAAATAAAAGGTCTATTTATATGTGGAGAGATGGCAAATACTCGAATTCATGGTGCAAATAGATTAGGAGGAAATTCATTATTGGAGTCTACTGTATTTGGAGAATTAGCAGGACAAAAAGCATTAACTTATAGTCTTGATAATAATTTTGAAGTGATAAATTATAATAGTGTAATACAAGATATACAGATGATAGATTATATCTTTTCTTCAGATAGTTCTAAAAATTTTAATGCAATTAGAATCTCTTTAGGAAATTGCATGTATGAAAATGTAGGAATTATAAGAGATGAGGTAAGTTTAATAAAAGCATTTGATTATATTAAATATCTAAGAACACAATCATACTCTTTACATTGTATAAATAAAGAAAGAACAAATAATGTAGAGTTGAGCTCTATTTTAGAATTACGAAATGCACTCGAAATATCAGAAGCAATAATATTAAGTGCAAATTTACGAAAAGAAAGTAGAGGCGCTCATTTTAGAAAAGATTTTCCTATTTTAGATGAAAAATATAATAAACATATTTTAATAAGAGAGTTTCAAAAAGGTTTTTTTAAATTAGAATTTGAGCAAGATAGCTTTTTATTAAAGATAAGAAATCTAATTATAAATAAAAAATAA